Proteins encoded together in one Planctomyces sp. SH-PL14 window:
- a CDS encoding FliA/WhiG family RNA polymerase sigma factor, whose protein sequence is MATDTTTDIHQVWLEYRQNPTEDLRNRLIERFFPLVRFNAERVWQKLPDGVDINDLISAGVFGLMDAIDAFDLDRGVKFETYCVPRIRGAMLDELRTMDWVPRLVRSKASKLEHARKEIEASTGRPPTDPELADKMQMPLDEFQKMKSEASAVALVSLNKKWYETDSYKDVREIDIIEDTKGEDPTNGIQKKDLMKLVTKGLNRNERLIIILYYYEELTMKEIGQTLGLSESRVSQMHSSIVSRLKDQLRKRRPEFA, encoded by the coding sequence ATGGCCACCGACACAACGACGGACATCCATCAGGTCTGGCTGGAGTACCGCCAGAATCCGACGGAAGACCTTCGCAACCGTCTCATTGAACGATTCTTTCCCCTGGTCCGCTTCAACGCGGAGCGGGTCTGGCAGAAGCTGCCCGACGGAGTGGATATCAATGACCTGATCTCTGCCGGCGTGTTCGGACTGATGGACGCCATCGACGCTTTCGACCTCGACCGCGGGGTCAAGTTCGAGACGTACTGCGTCCCCCGGATCCGCGGGGCGATGCTCGACGAGCTCCGCACGATGGACTGGGTGCCGCGCCTCGTCCGCAGCAAGGCGAGCAAGCTGGAGCACGCCCGCAAGGAAATCGAAGCCTCGACCGGCCGTCCGCCCACGGACCCGGAACTGGCCGACAAGATGCAGATGCCGCTGGACGAGTTCCAGAAGATGAAGTCCGAGGCGAGCGCCGTCGCGCTGGTCAGTCTCAACAAGAAGTGGTACGAGACCGACAGCTATAAAGACGTCCGCGAGATCGACATCATCGAGGACACCAAGGGCGAAGACCCGACGAACGGGATCCAGAAGAAGGATCTCATGAAGCTCGTCACCAAGGGTCTCAACCGCAACGAGCGGCTCATCATCATCCTCTACTACTATGAGGAACTGACGATGAAGGAGATCGGCCAGACCCTGGGCCTCTCCGAGTCCCGCGTGAGCCAGATGCATTCGAGCATCGTGTCGCGTCTGAAGGACCAGCTCCGGAAGCGGCGCCCCGAGTTCGCGTAG
- a CDS encoding nitroreductase family protein, with product MTESSRSARPDHPIHEALVRRWSPSAFSSRSVPAGDLRSIFEAARWAPSSYNEQPWRYLVATRETPERYEQILKCLVDANQAWAKSAPVLAIGCVHLKFSRNGRPNGVALHDLGAASSYLTFEATARGLFVHQMAGILPDRVRLQFGVPEDYQPVTGLAIGYLADPQDVPADLRARDTAPRERNPLSTFVFEGGWGTPSSFV from the coding sequence ATGACGGAATCCTCCCGCAGCGCCCGGCCCGATCATCCGATCCATGAGGCGCTCGTTCGCCGCTGGAGTCCGAGTGCTTTTTCGTCGCGGTCGGTTCCGGCCGGGGATCTGCGGTCGATCTTTGAGGCGGCGCGGTGGGCGCCTTCGTCGTACAACGAGCAGCCGTGGCGCTATCTGGTTGCGACGCGCGAGACGCCGGAGAGGTATGAGCAGATCCTGAAGTGCCTGGTGGATGCGAACCAGGCGTGGGCCAAGTCGGCTCCGGTTCTGGCGATCGGATGCGTCCACCTCAAGTTCAGTCGGAACGGGCGTCCCAACGGGGTGGCGCTGCATGATCTGGGGGCGGCGAGTTCGTATCTGACGTTTGAGGCGACGGCGCGCGGCTTGTTCGTTCACCAGATGGCGGGGATTCTGCCGGACCGGGTCCGGTTGCAGTTTGGAGTTCCGGAGGACTACCAGCCGGTGACCGGGCTGGCGATCGGCTATCTGGCTGATCCGCAGGACGTTCCGGCGGATCTTCGGGCGCGGGATACGGCGCCGCGGGAGCGGAACCCGTTGTCGACGTTTGTTTTCGAGGGTGGGTGGGGAACGCCTTCGAGTTTCGTCTGA
- the ggt gene encoding gamma-glutamyltransferase — MRSVVLATLLFSVWGTSATAYDRPGPFPHQSRSPVLGRKGMVATSHPLASQVGLEMLRAGGTAADAAIAANAVLGAVEPMSCGIGGDLFVLYWDAKTQKLYGLNASGRSPYSLTREVFAEKKLTQIPESGPLSWSVPGCVDGWEQLRAKFGRKDLKALLEPAIEIAESGFPVTEVIAGHWADAASSLAMSPDAARTYLREGKAPAVGEVFSNPELAASYRRLATEGRDAFYKGEIARQICEYSAANGGYLTPKDFEAHTSEWISPVSTNYRGFDVWELPPNGQGIAVLQMLNILEAYDLSKMGPGSADYLHLLVEAKKLAFADRARFYADPAFAQVPTAELISKDYAVRQRKRIDPNKAAPEVPPGDPLKKGDTICLSVVDAEGNCCSLIQSLYFGFGSQIVPGQVGFAMQNRGCLFALDEQHPNKLEPHKRPFHTIIPAMVTKDGLPYFVFGVMGGDMQPQGHVQVLVNLIDFKMNVQAAGDAARVLHRGSASPTGEPAAPNGGTVYVESGITEGVRKALGERGHTVIVSPGGYGGFQGILIDRPRGVLHGGTEARKDGSAAGY, encoded by the coding sequence ATGCGGTCGGTTGTTCTGGCGACCCTGCTGTTTTCCGTGTGGGGAACGTCCGCCACAGCGTACGACCGTCCCGGCCCCTTTCCGCATCAGTCCCGCTCCCCGGTCCTCGGACGCAAGGGGATGGTCGCGACGAGTCACCCGCTCGCTTCGCAGGTCGGTCTCGAGATGCTCCGCGCGGGGGGCACCGCCGCCGACGCGGCGATTGCCGCCAACGCCGTCCTCGGCGCCGTCGAGCCGATGAGCTGCGGAATCGGCGGCGACCTCTTCGTCCTGTACTGGGACGCCAAAACCCAGAAGCTTTACGGACTGAACGCCTCCGGGCGGAGCCCCTACTCGCTGACGCGGGAAGTCTTCGCCGAGAAGAAACTGACGCAGATTCCCGAGTCCGGCCCCCTTTCCTGGTCGGTTCCCGGCTGCGTCGACGGCTGGGAACAGCTCCGCGCCAAGTTCGGGCGGAAAGACCTCAAGGCGCTACTCGAACCGGCAATCGAAATCGCGGAGTCAGGATTCCCCGTCACCGAAGTGATCGCCGGACACTGGGCCGACGCCGCCAGTTCGCTGGCGATGTCCCCGGACGCGGCCCGGACCTACCTTCGCGAGGGGAAGGCCCCGGCGGTGGGCGAAGTCTTCTCCAACCCCGAGCTGGCCGCGAGTTACCGTCGCCTGGCGACGGAAGGGCGGGACGCCTTTTACAAGGGAGAGATCGCCCGGCAGATCTGCGAGTACAGCGCCGCCAACGGCGGATACCTGACTCCGAAGGACTTCGAGGCGCACACGAGCGAATGGATCTCGCCGGTCTCGACGAACTACCGCGGCTTCGACGTCTGGGAGCTTCCTCCCAACGGGCAGGGGATCGCCGTCCTGCAGATGCTCAACATCCTGGAAGCCTATGACCTCTCCAAGATGGGGCCCGGCTCGGCGGACTACCTGCACCTGCTGGTGGAGGCCAAGAAGCTGGCCTTTGCCGATCGGGCCCGGTTCTACGCGGACCCCGCTTTCGCCCAGGTCCCCACGGCGGAGCTGATCTCCAAGGACTACGCGGTCCGGCAGCGGAAGCGGATCGACCCGAACAAGGCGGCTCCCGAGGTTCCCCCCGGCGATCCGCTCAAGAAAGGGGACACGATCTGCCTGAGCGTGGTCGATGCCGAGGGGAACTGCTGCTCCCTGATTCAGAGCCTGTACTTTGGGTTCGGAAGCCAGATCGTTCCCGGGCAGGTCGGCTTCGCGATGCAGAATCGGGGGTGCCTCTTCGCTCTCGACGAACAGCATCCCAACAAGCTCGAGCCTCACAAGCGGCCGTTCCACACGATCATCCCGGCCATGGTGACGAAGGACGGCCTGCCGTACTTCGTGTTTGGCGTCATGGGGGGGGACATGCAGCCGCAGGGGCATGTGCAGGTGCTGGTGAACCTGATCGACTTCAAGATGAACGTGCAGGCGGCGGGGGACGCGGCCCGCGTGCTGCACCGCGGCTCCGCGTCGCCGACCGGCGAGCCGGCCGCGCCGAATGGCGGGACGGTCTATGTGGAGAGCGGGATCACCGAGGGGGTGCGGAAGGCGCTCGGGGAGCGGGGGCACACGGTGATCGTCTCTCCGGGCGGTTACGGCGGTTTCCAGGGGATCCTGATCGATCGTCCGCGGGGCGTGCTGCATGGTGGAACGGAAGCGAGAAAAGACGGCTCGGCCGCAGGCTATTAG
- a CDS encoding branched-chain amino acid aminotransferase: MIHLAHKLIADEAGFVVSAELVLIATIAVLSMVVGLSEVAWGINEELEDVGSAYGSVNQTFRYSGVSGHKGCVKGSCFEDGEDFCDGQYDLSCDNSGSRGESGKYHD; the protein is encoded by the coding sequence ATGATTCATCTCGCTCACAAGCTGATCGCCGACGAAGCCGGTTTCGTTGTGTCCGCCGAACTCGTCCTCATCGCCACGATCGCCGTGCTCAGCATGGTCGTCGGCCTGTCCGAAGTGGCCTGGGGCATCAACGAAGAACTCGAAGACGTCGGCTCGGCCTACGGCAGCGTCAACCAGACGTTCCGCTACAGCGGCGTCTCGGGCCACAAGGGCTGCGTCAAGGGAAGCTGCTTCGAAGACGGCGAAGACTTCTGCGACGGCCAGTACGACCTCTCCTGCGACAACAGCGGCAGCCGCGGCGAGTCGGGCAAGTACCACGACTGA
- a CDS encoding DUF1571 domain-containing protein, with product MAISRRAFLGAATAAVCSLPARPIWAAPTIAEQIAVVPETHPFLPAMKMAAEAYEAVSRIDGYEATFIKNELIGRQMLSSQCTVKVRHNPFSVYMKYVTPHEGREVIYVEGQNNGNMLAHETGFASLIGTVTVAPTDRRALDENRYPITSFGMKNMAHGVLVALLGDKTGEGGTVNLFPKAKIGDVACRAIEMSYAKPAPGRLFQSCRLYLEATTSLPIRIQNYAFPQRRNEAPQLVEDYFFTAVKTNVALVAQDFDVNNPRYNY from the coding sequence ATGGCCATCTCAAGGCGGGCATTTCTCGGGGCGGCGACGGCCGCGGTCTGCTCACTTCCCGCCCGCCCGATCTGGGCCGCGCCGACGATCGCCGAACAGATCGCGGTCGTCCCGGAAACCCACCCGTTCCTCCCCGCCATGAAGATGGCGGCCGAAGCCTATGAGGCGGTCTCCCGGATCGACGGCTATGAAGCGACGTTCATCAAGAACGAGCTCATCGGCCGGCAGATGCTGAGCAGCCAGTGCACCGTCAAGGTCCGCCACAACCCGTTCAGCGTCTACATGAAGTACGTCACCCCGCACGAAGGGCGGGAGGTGATCTACGTCGAAGGTCAGAACAACGGCAACATGCTCGCCCATGAGACCGGGTTCGCCTCGCTCATCGGGACGGTGACGGTCGCCCCGACCGATCGCCGGGCCCTGGACGAGAACCGGTATCCGATCACGTCGTTCGGAATGAAGAACATGGCCCACGGCGTCCTGGTGGCGCTGCTGGGCGACAAGACGGGCGAAGGGGGGACGGTCAACCTGTTCCCCAAGGCCAAGATCGGCGACGTCGCCTGCCGGGCGATCGAGATGTCTTACGCCAAGCCCGCACCCGGCCGCCTGTTCCAATCCTGCCGCCTGTACTTGGAAGCGACCACGTCGCTCCCGATCCGGATCCAGAACTACGCCTTCCCGCAGCGTCGGAACGAAGCCCCTCAGCTCGTCGAGGACTACTTCTTCACGGCGGTGAAGACGAACGTGGCCCTCGTGGCCCAGGACTTCGACGTCAACAACCCGCGCTACAACTACTAG
- a CDS encoding DUF1559 domain-containing protein produces the protein MQRSRRGFTLIELLVVIAIIAVLVAILLPAVQQAREAARRSTCKNNLKQLGLALHNYESAYKRFPSGGEGTDWTGTAASNLVNPAYPAPPAAGPAMGTAFDTHSTFTSLLPYFDQAPVYNSMDLKLQYNAAGTSTAATNNRAAAKTKIAALLCPSNGVYVDDANGYGQTDYMPTVYTDIVVATTDLTGMTSTSVAPGRPNPAAAPNRNSRRDGCLSLGGTAMGLITDGTSNTIAIGEDAGKQYLIANGGMRSKYTAPTANGGVTEGCADSGGSGTANRCPNRWADPDNGSGVSGPGCGTFRLINNNNRPTGGIPACPWTQNNIGPNDELFSFHTGGIQAVFADGAVRFLSENMDGAVVAKLVARSDGEQVDLPSTN, from the coding sequence ATGCAAAGGTCTCGTCGCGGTTTTACTCTCATTGAACTGCTGGTGGTCATTGCGATCATCGCAGTGCTGGTGGCGATTCTGCTGCCGGCCGTGCAGCAGGCACGGGAAGCGGCTCGCCGCAGCACCTGCAAGAACAATCTGAAGCAGTTGGGACTGGCTCTCCACAACTACGAGTCCGCCTACAAGCGGTTCCCGTCGGGTGGCGAAGGAACGGACTGGACCGGCACCGCCGCCTCGAACCTCGTGAACCCGGCGTATCCGGCGCCTCCGGCTGCCGGCCCGGCGATGGGAACGGCGTTCGATACGCACTCGACGTTCACGTCGCTGCTGCCGTACTTCGACCAGGCTCCGGTCTACAACTCGATGGACCTGAAGCTGCAGTACAACGCAGCCGGGACGTCGACGGCCGCCACGAACAACCGTGCTGCCGCGAAGACGAAGATCGCCGCGCTGCTCTGCCCGAGCAACGGGGTGTATGTCGACGACGCGAACGGCTACGGCCAGACCGACTACATGCCGACCGTCTATACGGACATCGTGGTCGCGACGACCGACCTGACCGGCATGACGAGCACCAGCGTCGCTCCTGGCCGCCCGAACCCGGCTGCGGCTCCGAACCGGAACTCGCGCCGTGACGGCTGCCTCTCCCTCGGTGGTACGGCCATGGGCCTGATCACTGACGGAACGAGCAACACGATTGCGATCGGCGAAGACGCCGGCAAGCAGTACCTGATCGCCAACGGCGGCATGCGGAGCAAGTACACCGCTCCGACCGCGAACGGCGGCGTGACGGAAGGTTGTGCGGACAGCGGTGGATCGGGTACGGCCAACCGTTGCCCGAACCGTTGGGCCGATCCGGATAACGGCAGCGGCGTGTCGGGCCCGGGCTGCGGGACGTTCCGCCTGATCAACAACAACAACCGCCCGACCGGCGGCATCCCGGCTTGCCCTTGGACGCAGAACAACATCGGTCCGAACGACGAGCTGTTCAGCTTCCACACCGGCGGCATCCAGGCCGTGTTCGCTGACGGAGCCGTGCGGTTCCTGTCGGAAAACATGGACGGAGCCGTTGTGGCCAAGCTGGTCGCCCGGTCCGACGGAGAGCAGGTCGACCTGCCGTCCACGAACTGA
- a CDS encoding DUF1559 domain-containing protein, producing the protein MRTRVGQRGFTLIELLVVIAIIAVLVAILLPAVQQAREAARRSTCKNNLKQIGLALHNYESAYKRFPSGGKGMDAVASTTQASSLKIGSVGYAPNWDGTAGKYGVGVDPHSTLTSLLPYVDQAPVYNTMSLALPYNSTLGTVGARNKDATSTKVAAFLCPSNGVYVDDAAGFGQTDYAPTVFTDVETTDGSTTLGQSRPPVPGSSTTALGRRPGALALGGTAMGLLVDGTSNTVAIAESAGREWAVANSSSNFGFGADPYSGNTVLGVVTADTCGGNRCPNRWGEPASGMGVTGGCGNSAATPGSTFNPGRLINNHNRPTGGNVAAVAPDTAASLWSTRDCGPNDEMFSFHTGGIQAVFADGAVRFLSENTDASVVARLIARADGEQVDLPSTN; encoded by the coding sequence ATGCGCACTCGAGTCGGACAACGGGGTTTCACACTCATCGAATTGCTGGTCGTCATCGCCATCATCGCCGTCCTGGTGGCGATTCTCCTCCCGGCCGTGCAGCAGGCGCGGGAAGCGGCCCGTCGCAGCACCTGCAAGAACAACCTCAAGCAGATCGGGCTGGCTCTCCACAACTACGAGTCCGCCTACAAGCGGTTCCCGAGCGGCGGGAAAGGGATGGATGCCGTCGCCAGCACGACGCAGGCTTCGAGCCTGAAGATCGGCTCGGTCGGATACGCGCCGAACTGGGACGGCACCGCCGGCAAGTACGGCGTCGGAGTCGATCCGCACTCGACGCTGACCTCGCTGCTTCCCTACGTCGACCAGGCGCCGGTCTACAACACGATGTCGCTGGCTCTCCCCTACAACTCCACGCTCGGCACCGTCGGGGCCCGGAACAAGGATGCGACCTCGACCAAGGTCGCGGCGTTCCTGTGCCCCAGCAACGGGGTCTATGTCGACGATGCGGCCGGTTTCGGGCAGACCGACTACGCTCCCACGGTCTTTACCGACGTCGAGACGACCGACGGCAGCACGACGCTCGGCCAGAGCCGGCCTCCCGTCCCTGGTTCGTCCACGACGGCGCTTGGCCGGCGTCCAGGCGCTCTCGCTCTCGGGGGAACGGCGATGGGGCTGCTCGTCGACGGTACGAGTAATACCGTGGCGATTGCGGAGTCCGCCGGCCGGGAATGGGCCGTCGCCAACAGCAGCAGCAACTTCGGCTTTGGTGCGGATCCCTACAGCGGGAACACGGTCCTGGGGGTCGTGACCGCCGACACGTGCGGAGGAAACCGCTGTCCGAACCGCTGGGGCGAGCCGGCGAGCGGAATGGGAGTGACCGGGGGATGCGGCAACTCGGCCGCCACGCCGGGGTCGACTTTCAATCCGGGCCGGCTCATCAACAACCACAACCGGCCGACCGGCGGGAATGTGGCGGCCGTCGCTCCGGACACCGCCGCCAGCCTCTGGTCGACGCGGGACTGCGGCCCCAATGACGAGATGTTCAGCTTCCACACCGGCGGGATCCAGGCCGTGTTCGCTGACGGGGCCGTGCGGTTCCTGTCTGAGAACACGGACGCCTCCGTCGTCGCCCGGCTCATTGCCCGGGCTGATGGGGAGCAGGTCGATCTGCCGTCCACCAACTGA
- a CDS encoding inositol monophosphatase family protein has protein sequence MAPQNLPPHPQLRTAVAAADVAGEILKSYFRGTFNVHVKDGPDVVTQADLDAEKAILARIREEYPDDQFLAEESARDAVESPRLWIIDPVDGTTNFLHGVPQFAVSIAYYESGRPVCGVVYNPILGDWYTALAGSGAWYNDEPARVSSATELEKALLATGFYYDRGPLMEGTVEAVREVFRRGVHCVRRMGAASLDLAYVGTGRFGAYFEYLLSPWDFAAGRLFVEEAGGRVTDCLGAPLPMARTHILATNGPLHGVVQEIAGKHLPAASPKN, from the coding sequence ATGGCTCCTCAGAACCTTCCTCCGCATCCGCAACTCCGAACCGCCGTCGCGGCCGCCGACGTCGCGGGAGAGATCCTCAAGTCGTACTTTCGCGGGACCTTCAACGTTCACGTGAAGGATGGTCCGGACGTCGTGACGCAGGCCGACCTCGACGCAGAAAAGGCGATCCTGGCGCGAATCCGGGAAGAGTATCCGGACGATCAGTTCCTGGCGGAGGAGAGCGCCCGGGATGCGGTGGAGTCGCCGCGGCTGTGGATCATCGACCCGGTCGATGGGACGACGAACTTCCTGCACGGCGTGCCGCAGTTTGCGGTTTCGATCGCGTACTACGAGAGCGGCCGGCCGGTGTGCGGTGTCGTCTACAACCCGATCCTGGGGGACTGGTACACGGCGCTCGCCGGGAGCGGAGCGTGGTACAACGATGAGCCCGCCCGGGTTTCCTCGGCGACCGAACTCGAGAAGGCGCTGCTGGCGACCGGCTTTTACTACGATCGCGGTCCGCTCATGGAGGGGACCGTCGAGGCGGTGCGGGAGGTGTTCCGCCGCGGGGTGCACTGCGTCCGGCGGATGGGGGCGGCCTCGCTGGACCTGGCCTACGTGGGGACGGGCCGGTTCGGGGCGTACTTTGAGTACCTGCTTTCGCCGTGGGACTTCGCGGCGGGGCGGCTGTTTGTCGAGGAGGCAGGAGGGCGGGTGACCGATTGCCTCGGAGCGCCGCTCCCGATGGCGCGGACGCACATCCTGGCGACGAACGGTCCCCTGCACGGTGTCGTTCAGGAGATTGCGGGAAAGCACCTTCCCGCTGCGTCGCCGAAAAACTAG
- a CDS encoding DUF1501 domain-containing protein, translating to MSSDPNRLFPSLSRRDLLQQAGCGAGILGLASLLKDEQLLAATPSAQVDALNPLAARQSHFPARAKRVIWIFVNGGPSHVDTWDYKPGLEKWNGKTIKEFDSSFTNTTGFFKDAVGALMKSPFEFTPRGECGKKVSSIFPHLGEHVDKMAFIHSGYSTSNNHSPALFMMNCGFTRMGMPCVGSWVTYGLGSESSNLPAFVVMSDPKGRGLPKGNAANWTAGFLPGVFQGTYLKPQGDPIDNLQRPSQMTDQSQRTQLDLVKALNQIHERDRSADGELAARIESFELAYRMQSAAPEAMDLTAEPEHIQKLYGMGDERCDHFARQCLTARRLVERGVRFVQIYSGGMENQRSWDGHNDIEGNHSQFAGETEQPVAGLLTDLAARGMLEDTLVIWCGEFGRLPIAQTGGKPGRDHNPHCFTAWLAGGGTKGGTTYGASDEVGYKAAENKVSIHDLHATILHLLGMDHERLTYKYNGRRFRLTDVEGEVIRPILA from the coding sequence ATGTCGTCCGATCCGAACCGACTGTTTCCCTCTCTCTCTCGCCGGGACCTCCTCCAACAGGCCGGCTGCGGCGCCGGCATCCTGGGACTGGCATCCCTCCTCAAGGATGAGCAACTCCTTGCTGCCACCCCATCGGCCCAGGTCGACGCCCTCAACCCCCTCGCGGCGCGGCAGTCACACTTCCCCGCCCGCGCCAAACGCGTCATCTGGATCTTCGTCAACGGCGGACCCAGCCACGTCGACACCTGGGACTACAAGCCCGGCCTCGAAAAGTGGAACGGAAAGACGATCAAGGAGTTCGACTCCTCCTTCACCAACACGACCGGCTTCTTCAAGGACGCCGTCGGGGCCCTGATGAAGTCCCCTTTCGAGTTCACGCCGCGGGGAGAGTGCGGAAAGAAAGTCTCGTCGATCTTCCCGCACCTCGGCGAACACGTCGACAAGATGGCGTTCATCCACTCCGGCTACTCGACATCGAACAACCACTCCCCCGCCCTGTTCATGATGAACTGCGGTTTCACCCGGATGGGGATGCCGTGCGTCGGCTCGTGGGTCACCTACGGCCTCGGCAGCGAGAGCAGCAACCTTCCCGCCTTCGTCGTCATGAGCGACCCCAAGGGACGCGGGCTTCCGAAGGGGAACGCCGCCAACTGGACCGCGGGTTTCCTTCCCGGTGTCTTCCAGGGGACGTACCTCAAGCCCCAGGGGGACCCGATCGACAACCTGCAGCGGCCGTCCCAGATGACGGACCAGTCGCAGCGGACGCAGCTCGACCTTGTGAAGGCGCTCAACCAGATCCACGAACGGGACCGTTCGGCCGACGGCGAACTGGCGGCGCGGATCGAGAGCTTTGAGCTGGCATACCGGATGCAGTCTGCCGCTCCCGAGGCGATGGACCTCACGGCCGAGCCGGAGCACATTCAGAAGCTCTATGGGATGGGCGATGAGCGGTGCGACCACTTTGCCCGGCAGTGCCTCACCGCGCGGCGGCTCGTCGAGCGGGGTGTGCGGTTCGTCCAAATCTACTCGGGCGGGATGGAGAATCAGAGGTCGTGGGACGGGCACAACGACATCGAGGGGAACCATTCGCAGTTCGCGGGGGAGACCGAGCAGCCGGTGGCCGGGCTGCTGACCGATCTGGCGGCTCGCGGGATGCTGGAGGACACGCTTGTCATCTGGTGTGGTGAGTTCGGCAGACTGCCGATTGCGCAGACAGGGGGGAAGCCGGGACGGGATCATAACCCGCACTGCTTCACCGCCTGGCTGGCTGGCGGGGGGACGAAGGGGGGGACGACGTACGGGGCGTCCGATGAGGTGGGTTACAAGGCGGCGGAGAACAAGGTCAGTATTCACGACCTGCACGCCACGATCCTGCATCTGCTGGGGATGGACCATGAGCGGCTGACGTACAAGTACAACGGCCGCCGGTTCCGGTTGACTGATGTTGAAGGCGAGGTCATCCGGCCGATCCTCGCTTAA
- a CDS encoding SRPBCC family protein: MPLFEDELVVNCPIDRVFDFLLRPANVVRISDPSMGLRFLNAPEIVELGSRLTFQMMGMGQVQECEHHIVSITPPQLIVEEQTKGIMRKWRHEHIFECQGDGTTRVIDRIEFEPPGGIVGFIVTEKKILGALEDGFFHRHQQLKRILEAECRS, encoded by the coding sequence ATGCCGCTGTTTGAAGACGAACTCGTCGTGAACTGCCCCATCGACCGGGTGTTCGACTTCCTCCTCCGCCCGGCCAACGTCGTCCGGATCAGCGACCCCTCCATGGGACTCCGGTTCCTCAACGCCCCGGAAATCGTCGAGCTCGGAAGCCGCCTCACCTTCCAGATGATGGGGATGGGACAGGTCCAGGAGTGCGAGCACCACATCGTCTCCATCACCCCTCCCCAGCTCATCGTCGAAGAGCAGACCAAGGGGATCATGCGGAAGTGGCGGCACGAGCACATCTTCGAATGCCAGGGTGACGGGACGACCCGGGTCATCGACCGCATCGAGTTCGAGCCGCCCGGCGGAATCGTCGGCTTCATCGTCACCGAGAAGAAGATCCTCGGCGCCCTGGAAGACGGCTTCTTTCACCGGCATCAGCAGCTCAAGCGGATCCTGGAAGCGGAGTGCCGCTCATGA
- a CDS encoding DUF1559 domain-containing protein has protein sequence MGRSRRGFTLIELLVVIAIIAVLVAILLPAVQQAREAARRSTCKNNLKQLGLALHNYESAYKRFPSGGEGTDWTGTAASYLVNPGYPMPPMAGTQMGTAFDTHSTFTSLLPYFDQAPVYNSMDLKLQYNAAGTSTAATNNRAAAKTKIAALLCPSNGVYVDDANGYGQTDYMPTVYTDIVVATTDLTGMTSTSVAPGRPNPAAAPNRNSRRDGCLALGGTAMGLITDGTSNTIALGEDAGKQYLIANGGMRSPYTAPTANGGVTEGCADSGGSGTANRCPNRWADPDNGAGVNGPGCGTFRLINNNNRPTGGIPACPWTQNNIGPTGELFSFHTGGIQAVFADGAVRFLSENADGAVVAKLVARSDGEQVDLPSTN, from the coding sequence ATGGGACGGTCTCGTCGAGGTTTTACTCTCATTGAGCTGCTGGTGGTCATTGCGATCATCGCAGTGCTGGTGGCGATTCTGCTGCCGGCCGTGCAGCAGGCACGGGAAGCGGCTCGCCGCAGCACCTGCAAGAACAATCTGAAGCAGTTGGGACTGGCTCTCCACAACTACGAGTCCGCCTACAAGCGGTTCCCGTCGGGTGGCGAAGGAACGGACTGGACCGGGACCGCCGCGTCGTACCTCGTGAACCCCGGGTATCCGATGCCGCCGATGGCGGGCACCCAGATGGGAACGGCGTTCGATACGCACTCGACATTCACGTCGCTGCTGCCGTACTTCGACCAGGCTCCGGTCTACAACTCGATGGACCTGAAGCTGCAGTACAACGCAGCCGGGACGTCGACGGCCGCCACGAACAACCGTGCTGCCGCGAAGACGAAGATCGCCGCGCTGCTCTGCCCGAGCAACGGGGTGTATGTCGACGACGCGAATGGCTACGGCCAGACCGACTACATGCCGACCGTCTACACGGACATCGTGGTCGCGACGACCGACCTGACTGGCATGACGAGCACCAGCGTCGCTCCTGGCCGCCCGAACCCGGCTGCGGCTCCGAACCGGAACTCGCGCCGTGACGGCTGCCTCGCTCTGGGCGGTACGGCCATGGGCCTGATCACCGACGGAACGAGCAACACGATCGCGCTCGGCGAAGACGCCGGGAAGCAGTACCTGATCGCCAACGGCGGCATGCGGAGCCCGTACACGGCTCCGACCGCGAACGGCGGCGTGACGGAAGGTTGTGCGGACAGCGGTGGATCGGGTACGGCCAACCGTTGCCCGAACCGCTGGGCCGATCCGGACAACGGTGCCGGCGTGAACGGCCCGGGTTGCGGAACGTTCCGCCTGATCAACAACAATAACCGCCCGACCGGCGGTATCCCGGCTTGTCCCTGGACGCAGAACAACATCGGTCCGACCGGCGAACTGTTCAGCTTCCACACCGGCGGCATCCAGGCCGTGTTTGCTGACGGGGCCGTGCGGTTCCTGTCGGAAAACGCGGACGGAGCCGTTGTGGCCAAGCTGGTCGCCCGGTCCGACGGAGAGCAGGTCGACCTGCCGTCCACGAACTGA